A segment of the Lelliottia amnigena genome:
CTAGGCATCCACCGTGTACGCTTAGTCGCTTAACCTCACAACCCGAAGATGTTTCGTAAAACACCCGCAGTGTTGCGAAAATTTGAGAGACTCGAACACACCGCTTATCTGCTCTTATTACGGAGAGCAGACACAGTGTGTCGTTTCAATTTTCAGCTTGATCCAGATTTTTAAAGAGCAAATATCTCAAACATGACTTACTGTTTACACAGTGCAATCAGTTTTGAGATACAGAGGTCGGCGACTTTCACTCACAAACCAGCAAGTGGCGTCCCCTAGGGGATTCGAACCCCTGTTACCGCCGTGAAAGGGCGGTGTCCTGGGCCTCTAGACGAAGGGGACGTGTAAGTCTCAATCGCAAGACGCCTTGCTATTTACTTTTTCATCAGACAATCTGTGTGGACACTACAAAGGCAGGTTCTTCAGGTAAGGAGGTGATCCAACCGCAGGTTCCCCTACGGTTACCTTGTTACGACTTCACCCCAGTCATGAATCACAAAGTGGTAAGCGCCCTCCCGAAGGTTAAGCTACCTACTTCTTTTGCAACCCACTCCCATGGTGTGACGGGCGGTGTGTACAAGGCCCGGGAACGTATTCACCGTAGCATTCTGATCTACGATTACTAGCGATTCCGACTTCACGGAGTCGAGTTGCAGACTCCGATCCGGACTACGACATACTTTGTGAGGTCCGCTTGCTCTCGCGAGGTCGCTTCTCTTTGTATATGCCATTGTAGCACGTGTGTAGCCCTACTCGTAAGGGCCATGATGACTTGACGTCATCCCCACCTTCCTCCAGTTTATCACTGGCAGTCTCCTTTGAGTTCCCGGCCGAACCGCTGGCAACAAAGGATAAGGGTTGCGCTCGTTGCGGGACTTAACCCAACATTTCACAACACGAGCTGACGACAGCCATGCAGCACCTGTCTCAGAGTTCCCGAAGGCACCAAAGCATCTCTGCTAAGTTCTCTGGATGTCAAGAGTAGGTAAGGTTCTTCGCGTTGCATCGAATTAAACCACATGCTCCACCGCTTGTGCGGGCCCCCGTCAATTCATTTGAGTTTTAACCTTGCGGCCGTACTCCCCAGGCGGTCGACTTAACGCGTTAGCTCCGGAAGCCACTCCTCAAGGGAACAACCTCCAAGTCGACATCGTTTACGGCGTGGACTACCAGGGTATCTAATCCTGTTTGCTCCCCACGCTTTCGCACCTGAGCGTCAGTCTTTGTCCAGGGGGCCGCCTTCGCCACCGGTATTCCTCCAGATCTCTACGCATTTCACCGCTACACCTGGAATTCTACCCCCCTCTACAAGACTCTAGCCTGCCAGTTTCGAATGCAGTTCCCAGGTTGAGCCCGGGGATTTCACATCCGACTTGACAGACCGCCTGCGTGCGCTTTACGCCCAGTAATTCCGATTAACGCTTGCACCCCTCCGTATTACCGCGGCTGCTGGCACGGAGTTAGCCGGTGCTTCTTCTGCGAGTAACGTCAATCACTGCGGTTATTAACCACAATGCCTTCCTCCTCGCTGAAAGTACTTTACAACCCGAAGGCCTTCTTCATACACGCGGCATGGCTGCATCAGGCTTGCGCCCATTGTGCAATATTCCCCACTGCTGCCTCCCGTAGGAGTCTGGACCGTGTCTCAGTTCCAGTGTGGCTGGTCATCCTCTCAGACCAGCTAGGGATCGTCGCCTAGGTGAGCCATTACCCCACCTACTAGCTAATCCCATCTGGGCACATCTGATGGCAAGAGGCCCGAAGGTCCCCCTCTTTGGTCTTGCGACATTATGCGGTATTAGCTACCGTTTCCAGTAGTTATCCCCCTCCATCAGGCAGTTTCCCAGACATTACTCACCCGTCCGCCGCTCGTCACCCAGAGAGCAAGCTCTCCTGTGCTACCGCTCGACTTGCATGTGTTAGGCCTGCCGCCAGCGTTCCAATCTGAGCCATGATCAAACTCTTCAATTTAAGTTTGATGCTCGTGTTTCTTTATTTCTAAAGAAAAGAACTTCGTAATGAATTACGTATGTTCACTCACTGAGACTTGGTTATTCATTTAGCGTCCGAAGACGTTTAGAATCCATGTCACTTTGAGTGCCCACACAGATTGTCTGATAAATTGTTAAAGAGCAGTGCAACGCGGCTTTCGCTCACCGTTGCGAGGTCCCGTATAATACGTTTTCCTCATTCAGAGTCAAGCGTTTATTTTCGCTTTTCTCTGCCGGCGTTCATCGCTGAACCCCGCTGACCCGGCGGCTTGTGTTCCGTTGTTCCGTGTCAGTGGAGGCGCATTATAGGGAGTTATTCTGAGGTGACAAGAGGAAATTTAAAATTAATTTCCAACCGTGTTTTTTTTCACCAAAACCGCTAATAACAAGTCATATATTGTTCTATTTGTTGTTTTTGCAGCCACAATCACACTCCAGGTGGCATACTTATTAGCAAGAACAATTAAGGAATAAGAGCTATGCCCTTAAGCGCACAACAGCTGGCGGCACAAAAAAAACCTATCTTATGTGTTGGCTGAAAAGCTGGCTCAACGAATTTTGGCGGGAAAATATGCTCCAGGAAGCATTTTGCCCGGAGAAATGGAACTCGGTGAACAGTTTGGCGTGAGCCGCACCGCCGTTCGTGAAGCAGTAAAAACATTAACGGCAAAAGGAATGGTGCTCCCGCGTCCTCGTATTGGTACTCGGGTTATGCCCCAAAGTAACTGGAACTTCCTCGATCAGGAGTTGCTTTCCTGGTGGATGACTGAGGATAACTTCCATCAGGTTGTTGACCATTTCCTGGTAATGCGCAGCAGCCTTGAGCCTCAGGCGTGTTTACTCGCCGCGATGTTGGGCAGCGCCGAACAAAAAGCGCAGTTGAACACTTTAATGGAAGAGATGACCTTCCTGAAGCAGCACTTTAACCGCCAGCGTTGGATTGAAGTCGACATGACGTGGCATGAGCACATTTACTTGATGAGCGGAAATCCCTTCCTGACCTCATTTGCGTCCCTGTTCCACTCTGTGTACCACACCTACTTTGCTTCTATTACCCAGGATGAAGTGGTTAAGCTCGATCTGCACCAGGCCATTGTTGATGCTATCCAGGATAGCGATGGACAACGCGCATTACACGCTTGCCAGGCTTTGTTGGCTGCCCCAAATCAGTAACAGGAAATCGATGAACGAGAAAAAATCACGCAGCATGGCGGGATTGCCATGGATTGCCGCTATGGCTTTCTTTATGCAAGCGCTGGATGCCACCATTCTAAATACAGCTCTGCCGGCCATCGCCCAAAGCCTCAACCGCTCTCCACTGGCCATGCAGTCCGCCATCATTAGCTATACGTTGACCGTCGCGATGCTAATTCCTGTTAGCGGCTGGCTGGCCGACCGTTTTGGAACACGCCGAATATTTATGTTCGCCGTCACGCTATTTACGCTCGGCTCGCTGGCGTGCGCACTTTCAACCTCATTAACTGAGCTCGTGGCCTTTCGTGTACTTCAGGGTATAGGCGGCGCAATGATGATGCCGGTCGCACGACTCGCGTTATTACGCGCGTATCCACGCAGCGAGCTATTACCCGTGCTGAATTTCGTTACCATGCCCGGTCTGGTCGGTCCTATCCTCGGCCCGGTATTGGGTGGCGTACTGGTGACCTGGGCAAGCTGGCACTGGATTTTCCTGATCAACATTCCGATTGGTATCGCTGGGCTATGCTATGCCCGCAAATACATGCCGAATTTCACTACGCCCAAGCGCAGTTTCGACATGGGCGGTTTTTTCCTTTTCGGCGTGAGCCTTGTATTGTTCTCCATCGGCATGGAGTTATTCGGCGAG
Coding sequences within it:
- the pdhR_4 gene encoding GntR family transcriptional regulator produces the protein MPGEMELGEQFGVSRTAVREAVKTLTAKGMVLPRPRIGTRVMPQSNWNFLDQELLSWWMTEDNFHQVVDHFLVMRSSLEPQACLLAAMLGSAEQKAQLNTLMEEMTFLKQHFNRQRWIEVDMTWHEHIYLMSGNPFLTSFASLFHSVYHTYFASITQDEVVKLDLHQAIVDAIQDSDGQRALHACQALLAAPNQ
- the hsrA_3 gene encoding EmrB/QacA family drug resistance transporter, with translation MNEKKSRSMAGLPWIAAMAFFMQALDATILNTALPAIAQSLNRSPLAMQSAIISYTLTVAMLIPVSGWLADRFGTRRIFMFAVTLFTLGSLACALSTSLTELVAFRVLQGIGGAMMMPVARLALLRAYPRSELLPVLNFVTMPGLVGPILGPVLGGVLVTWASWHWIFLINIPIGIAGLCYARKYMPNFTTPKRSFDMGGFFLFGVSLVLFSIGMELFGEKIVATRIALSIIFGSVLLFLLYIRHARRHPTPLISLQLFKTRTFSVGIAGNIASRLGTGCVPFLMPLMLQVGFGYPALIAGIMMAPTAVGSILAKSMVTKILRGLGYRKTLVGITVFIGAMIAQFSLQSSALPAWMLILPLFILGDGDVYPVHLDEHHQPR